Proteins co-encoded in one Dreissena polymorpha isolate Duluth1 chromosome 12, UMN_Dpol_1.0, whole genome shotgun sequence genomic window:
- the LOC127853892 gene encoding uncharacterized protein LOC127853892 isoform X1 gives MLAFFLAIYIGVCCSATPNAENEGCPDLNNHTNWETIGPNIQNIKMLQTGRAGVSCKTGYQAYLYVLKIYSDHFAVICKNGSWDVAGSVCQEKAVACPDPNNTSNETMWQHTQPFNYTRTTTRYTVQCEPGYNALGFNGYHDSIVALCDNDTWTANAVCREIGLWQDSRGHWFETWSGQCSFPFFNFIIDFLLELLRSNVYIYRYKAFNE, from the exons ATGTTAGCTTTTTTTCTCGCCATATATATTGGAGTGTGTTGTAGCGCAACACCTAATGCAGAGAATGAAG GTTGCCCCGATCTCAACAATCATACCAATTGGGAAACAATCGGACCCAATATTCAAAACATCAAGATGCTGCAAACAGGCCGTGCTGGCGTCTCCTGTAAGACTGGTTATCAAGCATACCTTTATGTGCTCAAAATATATTCCGATCACTTCGCAGTCATCTGCAAAAACGGGTCTTGGGACGTCGCTGGCTCTGTTTGTCAAGAAAAAG CTGTTGCTTGTCCTGACCCTAACAATACCTCGAATGAAACTATGTGGCAACATACACAGCCATTCAACTATACACGGACAACAACTCGTTACACAGTTCAATGTGAGCCGGGATATAACGCTCTTGGGTTCAATGGATACCATGATAGTATTGTAGCATTGTGTGACAACGACACATGGACAGCCAATGCCGTATGCAGAGAAATCG gactctggcaggactccaggggtcactggttcgaaacctggtcagggcaatgttcttttcctttttttaattttattattgattttttactggagcttttacgatccaatgtttacatttatcgatataaagcatttaatgaataa
- the LOC127853892 gene encoding uncharacterized protein LOC127853892 isoform X3: protein MLAFFLAIYIGVCCSATPNAENEGCPDLNNHTNWETIGPNIQNIKMLQTGRAGVSSVACPDPNNTSNETMWQHTQPFNYTRTTTRYTVQCEPGYNALGFNGYHDSIVALCDNDTWTANAVCREIGLWQDSRGHWFETWSGQCSFPFFNFIIDFLLELLRSNVYIYRYKAFNE from the exons ATGTTAGCTTTTTTTCTCGCCATATATATTGGAGTGTGTTGTAGCGCAACACCTAATGCAGAGAATGAAG GTTGCCCCGATCTCAACAATCATACCAATTGGGAAACAATCGGACCCAATATTCAAAACATCAAGATGCTGCAAACAGGCCGTGCTGGCGTCTCCT CTGTTGCTTGTCCTGACCCTAACAATACCTCGAATGAAACTATGTGGCAACATACACAGCCATTCAACTATACACGGACAACAACTCGTTACACAGTTCAATGTGAGCCGGGATATAACGCTCTTGGGTTCAATGGATACCATGATAGTATTGTAGCATTGTGTGACAACGACACATGGACAGCCAATGCCGTATGCAGAGAAATCG gactctggcaggactccaggggtcactggttcgaaacctggtcagggcaatgttcttttcctttttttaattttattattgattttttactggagcttttacgatccaatgtttacatttatcgatataaagcatttaatgaataa
- the LOC127853892 gene encoding uncharacterized protein LOC127853892 isoform X2: protein MLAFFLAIYIGVCCSATPNAENEGCPDLNNHTNWETIGPNIQNIKMLQTGRAGVSCKTGYQAYLYVLKIYSDHFAVICKNGSWDVAGSVCQEKAVACPDPNNTSNETMWQHTQPFNYTRTTTRYTVQCEPGYNALGFNGYHDSIVALCDNDTWTANAVCREIVSKENYQNQTWRRLLLQK from the exons ATGTTAGCTTTTTTTCTCGCCATATATATTGGAGTGTGTTGTAGCGCAACACCTAATGCAGAGAATGAAG GTTGCCCCGATCTCAACAATCATACCAATTGGGAAACAATCGGACCCAATATTCAAAACATCAAGATGCTGCAAACAGGCCGTGCTGGCGTCTCCTGTAAGACTGGTTATCAAGCATACCTTTATGTGCTCAAAATATATTCCGATCACTTCGCAGTCATCTGCAAAAACGGGTCTTGGGACGTCGCTGGCTCTGTTTGTCAAGAAAAAG CTGTTGCTTGTCCTGACCCTAACAATACCTCGAATGAAACTATGTGGCAACATACACAGCCATTCAACTATACACGGACAACAACTCGTTACACAGTTCAATGTGAGCCGGGATATAACGCTCTTGGGTTCAATGGATACCATGATAGTATTGTAGCATTGTGTGACAACGACACATGGACAGCCAATGCCGTATGCAGAGAAATCG tttcaaaagaaaattatcaaaaccAAACATGGCGTCGATTGCTCCTGCagaaatga